Below is a genomic region from Gasterosteus aculeatus chromosome 2, fGasAcu3.hap1.1, whole genome shotgun sequence.
TATATAATGGTAGGCAATTCACAATTCACCTGCGGAAAGGATGGGTGGCTGGGTGGGAGGTTGCCTGTGTGTGAAGGTTGGTAAACTCTTTGTCTTAATACAGCGCACATGAATAGATGAAAGCTGTCTATTTGCATTCTAATAAATGTCACTTTTATTTTGCAGCGGTGGCGTGTGATGCACCACCAATGCTGACGAATGGCGACTTTAGTCCAGTCAGAGATTCTTATAACTACCTAGAAGTTGTACAGTACAAATGTCAAAAAGATTACACAATGAATGGATCGAGCTTATCATCATGTTCAAAGGATGGAAAATTTCAACCTGCTCCACCAACATGTATCGGTAAGtgtttaacaccccccccccccccccctccctccaaagcCTCTAACATTTCCCCCATTGTAAAATCCCCTCCTACAGATCTCATACCATGTTGGAAGTTGTTTTGGGGTaaatattgatttctttttgaaaCTCTCTTTTCCTGCAGTGGTTCAATGCAAAGATCCCGATGTAACAAATGGTGAATGGATGTCGGGTTCTCGGCCCCCTTACAAATACAAGTCTGCAGTGACTCTCCAGTGCATACCTGGATATAATATGAACGGAGCCCAAACCCAAAGATGTGAACTAAACAGTCAGTGGGCACCTGGACTTCCAACATGTGAACGTAAGTCACAGGGCACCGCTTTGTTCAACTCTGTCAAAACAAGTCAAGCCAGGCGAAATAGCCCTCCACGAAAACATGACCCGATGggtatggttgaatgcacttattgtacgtcgctttggataaaagcgtcagctaaatgacatgtaatgtaatgtagttatTTTGAGTAGGTTGTGGTCTTAGAGTCTGTATTGccattgtttttaatttacttcAGTGTGAACCCTATAATGTGGTCATATGTGAAGCACTCGCCTAGTGAGCTGAGTAAGGCGTTACCAGGTATTTCAATGCAGTCCTTCGCATCTGATGAGACCGCGGAAAAATAGGTGGGTTGAGAATGTAGAACAAGcaatggatggaaggatggattgGTTCCAATTAGTTGGTAATCGCTGAGGTATCTTCagttcatattttgttttacaagAAGGAAAGGTGTTTAAATGCACGCCCAATGTGCCCAGAAAAGTGatataaaagtttaaaaatggcGTTTCTCGTTTCTTCTTGAATCGAGAACAAATAAGTagtttaatttgatttatttatttattttcctcccaaCCTTTTCTTAAATTGTATGTAGTTTATATTCAGCTGAGACATAAACATGCACGATAAAGGGTAACTATATTAATTTACATTAAAAGCCTCCTTTGCCTGCAGCGGTGCTATGCGAAGATCCCGATGTAAAAAATGCTGCCAAGGAGGAGGGTTCCAAGCCTCCTTACAAAGTCAAGTCTACGGTGACTTTTAGTTGCGTATCTGGATATACTATGACAGGAACTCGCACCCAAACATGTGGACTAAATGGTCAGTGGGCGCCTGGACTTCCAACGTGTGCACGTAAGTCATAAATGAAAGCTACTGCTTTGTTTAGGTCGTCAAAGAACAAGTCAACGTGTTACATTTGACCATTGATGAAGACTGTTTTATACAAACCCAAATGCCATTACTTTCTGTAAAGCCATCAGCTTAGTCACATGATGTTCTATATGCTTCGCGGCTCCGAGAGCACTAGCCATCGGCTCCTCTTAGCCAGCCGTCCAATCGCAGTCGGGGAAGGGAGCATAAActagcccccccccgccaaaacATGACCCGATGTGGTGTTTTTATGAGTATGTTGCGGTCTTAGAGTCTGTATTGCCATTGTTTTAATTTACTTCAGCGTGAACTCTGTCATATGTGGAGCACTCGCCTAGTGAGCTGAGTAAGGCGTTACCAGGTATTTCAATGCAGTCCTTCGCATCTGATGAGACCGCGGAAATAAGGGGGTTGAGAATGTGGGCAACTATATTAATTTACATTAAAAGCCTCCTTTGCCTGCAGCGGTGCTATGCGAAGATCCCGATGTAAAAAATGCTGCCAAGGAGGAGGGTTCCAAGCCTCCTTACAAAGTCAAGTCTACGGTGACTTTTAGTTGCGTATCTGGATATACTATGACAGGAACTCGCACCCAAACATGTGGACTAAATGGTCAGTGGGCGCCTGGACTTCCAACGTGTGAACGTAAGTCATAAATGAAAGCTACTGCTTTGTTTAAGTCGTCAAAGAACAAGTCAACCTGTTATATTTGACCATTGATGAAGACTGTTTTATACAAACCCAAATGCCATTACTTTCTGTAAAGCCATCAGCTTAGTCACATGATGTTCTATATACTCCGCGGCTCCGAGAGCACTAGCCATCGGCTCCTCTTAGCCAGCCGTCCAATCGCAGTCGGGGAAGGGAGCATAAActagcccccccccgccaaaacATGACCCGATGTGGTGTTTTTATGAGTATGTTGCGGTCTTAGAGTCTGTATTGCCATTGTTTTAATTTACTTCAGCGTGAACTCTGTCATATGTGGAGCACTCGCCTAGTGAGCTGAGTAAGGCGTTACCAGGTATTTCAATGCAGTCCTTCGCATCTGATGAGACCGCGGAAAAATAGGTGGGTTGAGAATGTAGAACAAGcaatggatggaaggatggattgGTTCCAATTAGTTGGTAATCGCTGAGGTATCTTCagttcatattttgttttacaagAAGGAAAGGTGTTTAAATGCACGCCCAATGTGCCCAGAAAAGTGatataaaagtttaaaaatggcGTTTCTCGTTTCTTCTTGAATCGAGAACAAATAAGTagtttaatttgatttatttatttattttcctcccaaCCTTTTCTTAAATTGTATGTAGTTTATATTCAGCTGAGACATAAACATGCACGATAAAGGGTAACTATATTAATTTACATTAAAAGCCTCCTTTGCCTGCAGCGGTGCTATGCGAAGATCCCGATGTAAAAAATGCTGCCAAGGAGGAGGGTTCCAAGCCTCCTTACAAAGTCAAGTCTACGGTGACTTTTAGTTGCGTATCTGGATATACTATGACAGGAACTCGCACCCAAACATGTGGACTAAATGGTCAGTGGGCGCCTGGACTTCCAACGTGTGCACGTAAGTCAGAAATGAAAGCTACTGCTTTGTTTAAGTCGTCAAAGAACAAGTCAACCTGTTATATTTGACCATTGATGAAGACTGTTTTATACAAACCCAAATGCCATTACTTTCTGTAAAGCCATCAGCTTAGTCACATGATGTTCTATATACTCCGCGGCTCCGAGAGCACTAGCCATCGGCTCCTCTTAGCCAGCCGTCCAATCGCAGTCGGGGAAGGGAGCATAAACTAGCCCCCCCCGCCAAAACATGACCCGATGTGGTGTTTTTATGAGTATGTTGCGGTCTTAGAGTCTGTATTGCCATTGTTTTAATTTACTTCAGCGTGAACTCTGTCATATGTGGAGCACTCGCCTAGTGAGCTGAGTAAGGCGTTACCAGGTATTTCAATGCAGTCCTTCGCATCTGATGAGACCGCGGAAATAAGGGGGTTGAGAATGTGGGCAACTATATTAATTTACATTAAAAGCCTCCTTTGCCTGCAGCGGTGCTATGCGAAGATCCCGATGTAAAAAATGCTGCCAAGGAGGAGGGTTCCAAGCCTCCTTACAAAGTCAAGTCTACGGTGACTTTTAGTTGCGTATCTGGATATACTATGACAGGAACTCGCACCCAAACATGTGGACTAAATGGTCAGTGGGCGCCTGGACTTCCAACGTGTGAACGTAAGTCATAAATGAAAGCTACTGCTTCGTTTAGGTCGTCAAAAAACAAGTCAGCCTGTCAGCCTAAAGCAACAGTTCTGACCAACACTGGGGAAATCCGCTGATTCACCACATAAAATTCCCTTCGGGGCCCGACTTGATTGTCACTGTTAACCCAGTTGTCTAATTATTAAATTGATCGATTTTTGTATTCTGTAATATTAAATAAGTGCACGTATGACCAGAGGTGTCATGTAAAATCAATACAATGGTATTTGTAATTTCTTCAAAAACATTCTGCGTTAATGGAATAAGAGGTACCTGAAATGTTGACGGAGCTGTTCCTACACCGTTCTGTTTTTGCAGTAACGACAACCACCAAACGTCCCACTACCACCAAGAAAACCATAGGTAAAGTTCATGCTTAAAATCCAGTTAAAAGTCCAACAGAATTCTTGATCAAATGTTGCATTTGGTTTGTGcccaaaaagacaaaagctgATTAATCTGATCGGATCATGCtgagctaaaaaacaaacaaaagtccaATCATCCTTTCCTCCTGTAACACTTCATATGACTGGCGTAttgttccatccatccatccatccatctgtggGGATTAGGCGTAGTAAAAATAaaacgtgattttttttttgcccaatAATTAACTTGCTTGCTATCTAGCTGGTGGGACACTACGGCACCCTCCTCAAAACATTGCAAGGCTCTATTGGATGTGTCCACCTAAGACGCAGTAGATGGACGTGATGGTTTCTTAACGCTTTGACGGTACATTTGTTTCAGGTGACTCTGGGACGGTTGATCCTCCTGGTAAGGATTTGTCTGTTTAACCATTCGAGATCAGCATTGTACCCAAATCACGGTGTGACGCAATCGTGCccttattcattgttttttttgtttttttttgttaacagaaaacaaaggaaatggGATGGCTATAGGGTTGGGTCTCGGTTTGACCGGTAAGTTTCAACTTTATCTATTTGATCTACTGTTCAATTATAATGTTGACCCAAATAAGGTCTACGGTATGAATACTGCACATTACAGTAGCTGAATGTAGATTTCTAGAGAGTATAATGTTATTAACAAGGGGACTCTTTTGCAGTAGTTTGTCCTGTACTTAATGCCTGTGTTTCTGTGAACGGTGGAtatcatgttttcatttttgaagTGGTTTCCTAACAAATGAGCAgaagtgttttatttcatttaaaaaaaaagcctttttgtgattattttaaTGGAACCACATTTGTCGTTCTGATTGCCCATCATAATCAAACCACCCTCCGCTTTTGTCTCATCGAAAGTCCTCATTGGTAGTGTCCTCACTGTCTTGGGATGCTATTTCTGTGGAGTTCCGGCATGCATCAAAGAGAAAAAACGGTAAAATGTTGTGACTTCTTCTCTTTACATCTCAGACCATTTACTAATGGCGCCTGATGTCGGTCAACTCTTTCCTAACCTCCTTATATTGTGGCGTTTGGTCAGTACTTTCTTACTGACTCTGTCAGCTGTTGCATGTTGAAGTTGGGTGCATTgtaagtttttattttatttatttttaaattttggtTATTGCTCTACTGCACAGTGCCAATGATCGTGTCATTTAGACTGGTATACAAACGAGATGTTCCACACACACCTTCTAAACGGCATACGCAACAAATGTAGTATGCCAGTTGTCTTCCTTTGCTAATTGAGGCTGGGAATGCAGAAGGCCCCTTAACAGCTGATCTTAGAATCCACCAAAGCACTGTGCGGTTTACGTATGATTTCTAATTTCCATTCTTTTATAAATTTGCAAAACAGGGAAGTAGTGGTGGCTGGTGTGTGCCAGTTATGGAAATGTTTCTGAGCAAACTGTTTGCTTGTCTCCTGTTGGGGTGGTGCCTAATGCCTGATGGCTGTTTATGAGAGTGTCCTCAGAAGGTCCGACTGATTAAATCAAGTCACACCTCTGCGTTTGGAGGTCTGAAACTCGTATCAAAGCTCCACTACTCGGTCCCTGAAGGCCACTGAAGGGGACTTTGACTATGAACTTTGGATCATCCTTATGGCCATATTATTAAATAATGACAACAGAGCAGTTGAAGAATTGTGAACAGTGTTTCAATCATTTGTTTCGTTCAAtagttatttaaaatgtaaggaaatCAGGCCATGACGGGGTCACACCCTCAGAAATATTGCTATTCCGGCTGTAGGgggcagattgtgtgtgtgtgtgtgtgtgtgtgcgtgatccTAGATGATGTGTGGGGGTGAAGAAGGCATTTCTCTGGGCTTCCTAAAACTCGTTTGCCTTTTGTGTGGCTGGCTGTTCATAACCAGTAACGCTGATCGGTCATTATTGGATTACAGCTCTCGGAGAGGCTTTCCTGTCAATGCCGCTCCGTCAGCGGATGAGGAGGTAGCGCTCTCGGTAAGATGTGCCGCCCGGTACACTTAAGACCCATTTATGCCAAAGGAACAGATATGATGGCTAGTATGTGTTCTTTTTCCCCAAGCTGTGTGTCCATAATAAATGACTAATCTTTCCTTCCTTCATGGGCTACTAACAGACCTGCTGCGCCACTGCCTGCGTCGTTTCTCTTCCAAAAGGCtcaagggatttttttttttacaatgtgcCTAAAAatatttgtctctttcttttccccTGCAGTAAGCGTCCTGTTGGTCCAGCATTACTGGCTGTAAAAATTTCCGGCTGAGGAGAAGACGCTACAATTCAAGTCACTGAATGTACTTTGCCGCCGGCTTGCAGCGGTCTCACTTAAATCACTTCAACCACGTTTAGGATCCCTTTCCAACAGTTGCAGTTTTAATTCAATCCTTTTGGAACGGTATTCCATGTTCGCTAGAGAGGCTTGGACTCTTAAGTTGATTTCAAATGTTTGCACTGCTCAGAGCTCAGCTCAGTCTGGTCAATTTAGCTTACGACCTTAAACAAGCGTTATCGGTGAAGAATGTTTCCATGCTTGACCTCTTTTCTTCCAAATACTCCTGTGGTGATACAAATTATTTGAGTTAAACTTAGAACGCACTTGATTTGCCtggaattatttattataataaaaggATTGGCCGAGGCCTCGTGTCATGTAGATTCAACATCTACTTCCTTGAGATATTGTAGAAATCAGTCGTACAAAACCTGCATGGCTCAGAAAAACATGTTCTATATGCCTTTAAAGAACAAATCAAGTGTTTTAGCTTGTCTGGAGTTACTTTAGCTTCATGTGTATGATAAATGATTGTTTAATGTCACCTTTtgcacgggtgtgtgtgtgtgtagcaaaCTAACTATTTTATTAATTCGTCTTTacaccccccatcccccccaaaaaagtacaCACAAGAAGCATTGAGTACAGTACGACTTTCTTTGGTGATGGTCTTTATTTGACAGATGTTTAAGAACCTCTCGtgacatttttgtattctgcGGCAGGATTTGATGACAGAGCTacttttttgtaattaattaaataaaatgaagtttttccttttaaacaaTATCTGTTTTATTCACCTTAGGCTTGATGTGGCCAATCATTGGGAACCATTTCAAACATCTACTGAAAGCAGAGCTTAATCTTTGACCCTGGTCTAGGGGATCTATTCACTTTAAAACCAATACAACATCACAGCGAGAAGCTTTCCGCCTAATATGAGCAATATAAAAACTACGCTCCATCACCTCTGAGCAAGAAGCGCCGTGGTGGCCTGAATGACCTGAGACATGTCCCAGGGCTTGGACATCTCAAGCGGGTTGTCAGAATATGAATCCGAAATGGTTTATTGCCATGTTTGCACATggtgaaaatgtacaaaaaaatgacaaatgagcGTTGAAATGGAAAGTCTTGATATTCTGAACATGACTGAACCAACTGGGTCTAAATGAAAAGATTCCTCTCATCTACACTACAGTGCCACCCTGTGGATTAATACAAgaacatgtttttaataaatgttttatatttcatttgtaaagaGCACAGCTTACCTGCAAAGTCCTTTTACAGGGTGAATAATACAAAGAAGAGAAGCACACTCCAGTAAAACGTAGAGACCAGACAAAGAGCTGCACATCTCTTCACACTGCAGATGTCTTATTGCTGGCCAGGGAGACACTTCCCACCCCGAGAACACTGATTTCAAATGGTGCTAGAAAGATGCCAACACTCTAAGCCACCATCTGAAACCAGCTTCCAAGGGGGGCCCTTCTGACCTGAAGCATCCTTCTGTGGGTCCAGCTCAGACCAACGTCTAGCATTGGTTAGGTGGCtgtatttattgaacaaaaaaaaagtacattgaggCCGACTATTTTCTTGCGTCTGTAATCAATAACAGCAGAAATATAATGAAAGACGAACAGACATTGTAATGTAATGGTGTAAATTGACTGCATATCTAATTGGAAGACGTTTTGTCAAATAGGAGTCAGAGGTGTGAGCCTGCAATAAGTGAATAACCCGAACCACACAATGACGTGTTCACAAAATGCCAGTAATGTACATACATATTCACAGAAGCTCGGCTTAACTCACCTAAGGTAATCGATTGAATCCCCTATTTgctttcaaaacacacacacacacacttcatgctGAAAATCAAACTCTGCTTGAAAGGGCGGCGCAGTgtttggtgctgctgctgtgtggatGACTCTCGCCGGGATCCACCTGTCCGTCCTCAATGAGGGATGAGACCCAAGTCAATATGCTAAACCACAGCGCCACCTTCAGGATTTGGCCAGAAAATGATTCATATGACGACATGTTCAAGTAGGCTTACACGAGATACTTAAATTTACCTATGAAAATATTGAGCAAATATTCACAGAAGCACATTTACAGATAAGTATAGCAACTTTTACTTCTGTAAAGGATCAGAAtacttcctcctccactgcaAACGTAAATCTAGATGTCATTCATTGTGTTTCATTTGTAACTCCAATCGACCTACAGTCCGTGAAAATGAAGAGACGAGATCTGTCCTTCACTGTAACCGATTTCAAATGGTGCTAGAAACAAAAGCAGACTCTGAACACCAAAAGTAATCGGTCAATTTGGAGAAAGGACGGAGAACTTGTCAGAACGTCACTAGTGGAGCAGTGCTTCACCTCAGGAGACGCTTCCTGTTGCTGGCCAGGGAGACACACTTCCCACCCCAAGAACACTGATTTCAAATGGTGCTAGATAGATGCCAACACTCTAAGCCACCATCTGAAACCAGCTTCCAAGGGGGGCACGTCTGACAAAAAAGCCCTCCCTCTGTGCCACAAAACGCACTCAAATctaaaggaaaagggaaaaaggaaaacaggcaTTAATAAACGCAGAAAGTAGTGGGAAATAATCGGCTTGACGCACAAAACGAAGTCATTCAAACTGTCTGCTGACCCAATCAGACCAATTGAAACAGGTTTGTTTGAGCTTCCACAACGATGCAGCAGCGGGCACACGCGTAGCTGCATGGCTGCAGAAGGTACCCATCTCAAAAGTTTTGAAATGAGTTGTGTGCTTTGTgtcaatttgtctttttttccgcCAGGGAAGCGAAAACGTTGACGCCACCACACTCGATTAGAGTCGAgctgacctttaacctcagAGAGCACAGGGCCGGTCGATCTGAGGCCGCCTCAGTGGGCTGGTCAGTTTATTATCGGGTGGCAAACAAACAATGGCCTACAGAATAAGTCTCGCTCTTTCCCGGAGGCCTTTGAATTTGCAAGTTGaacaatttgtttatttttaaacactgTTTTATGGGACTCCATTACGCTAATGGTTTAGTGACGGCTTGGAATGCTTTAGATTTTGTCCCCCTCTACCTTGATTTGGACGGAAGTCTATCAGCATCGTGGGGAACCTGCTGAGaggcaatgcatgctgggatggtTTAGGCCCAGGCCATTGCCCGGAAAGAAGTTGGATTCAGGGCCCTGGTTGAGGACAGAAAGCACGGAGGAGGACAGCCGATGAAGGGAGAGTGAACTATGGAGGAAATAGAAAACCACTGAGAAGGCACCtctctcccaaacacacacacacacgaccgaTCTGATACTTGATCCAACCTCCACGGATGTGCGAACGGCAAAAACGAgagcacacaaacgcacaaacactgCAACACCGCCACGTCTTTCACGCTCACCTGCAGCTCTGTGGACACAGATATGGAGGAGTCCTCGTCCCTGCGCTGCTCGGCGGAACGCAGAGGATGACAGCGTCGTTCTCCGGCCACTACAAGGGGGGGGAGCAAGGAAGTGGCAGTGAATCACCTGCAACGAGAGCCATGACGCATGAGAGGGCGGGACGAGGACAGGTAGCGGCCAGCTCGCCGAAGTGTTTCAACGAAGCGTACACCTCCTTTCCCCCGTACTGCTGTACACTGTAGAATAAaggaccaaccccccccccttagctCTAGACCACACAGGCAGCCTTTATTTCCTCATGACTGCATTGACAAATAATAAAATTGTCTTCAAAGCGTGCAATTTACGTTGGTTGTACAGCCATATTATTATTGCGAGACCTGTTTGTGCGTTAGGGTGTGTGCGATACACCGGGTCCGTCTTTGGGTGTCTGGTTCCGGGCTGGCTTAACCCAACCCTgtcagtttccttttttttggggttGTTTGTTGCACTGGACCTGTTGTGTAATGCTTATAAAAGATTTAAAGGGCCACCAACCGAATCGGGATTAAACTGTGTAGCACCCTGCGAAACCCTCTAGGGGTCCACAGCGCTCCTTATTTACAGACAGATATATAAAATATAGAAGCAACAGTAAATTGCTGAGGAAGCAAACTGCTGTGAGACAACACACCATGTTTACAGCCGTCATGCTCAACACATCTAAAAAATGCACACCATGAATCAACTTTCATGAAGCTGGAATATTTCTATCGCTGATGCTTCATGTATGGAGCCTGGTGCACTAACCAACCCCCATAGTGGTGCAGTGGAAAGGAGCTCCAGCGCTGATACTAAGAATCATCTTCTTTACGACCGgcttataaaaaataaaattaagctaggtgaaaaaaaagaggcagcaATAGTACAGTATGTTATCACATCAGCACATTCAGAggcgagggagcgagagagacgctGGGGGCTGCAATGcagccacacgcacacagcatcAGCTTAGAAAGGTTTTGGATGTTGGACTTCTTGTAAGGAGAACGAGAGCATCTCTCTTGTCGAGGGATTTTTAAATCGCTCCTCGTCACAGCTACCAGCGAGCGTCACATGTTAAGGCTACACAGACAATACTGACGGTAAAATGATGAGTATCCGAGGCTATATGCAGGCAATTAATATTTTAGCTACTATCTCTTAAGAGAACTATGTGAACTTACTAAATCGAAATGCCCTTATGTTGTTTTCCTCTTGGAATGGGATGGAAAATGAGGGGAAGCGACAGTTCCTGTAAGACCGAGGTCTGAGACGGGCCCAATGCATCACAAGAGGCAGCAGGCCTGGATAGAAATGTCTGCATCAGCTTGTGTTTTTCTGGATGCCTGTGGGATCATGATGATGTTATTTGATCCCATAGCCACTTGACAGCTGAGCCAAATGTTGACAACTGATTTAAACTGCTCTGTGTGAGCTCCTGACATCACTCATTAGCTTCCCAAACCCGTCTGGGAAACTAATGATACAATCTAAGAATAACCCCCTGGttaatctgtttttattatcattaaataTACTTTAACAGCTCAACACTTATAAAACAGACGTGGCACTCATGTATCCATGGAATAGTGTTCCTGCAACCACAACGTCATCGTATGACGGAACAGTGCGTTTTAACCAATCAGATGTTCGAACCTCAGCCGCCCGCTCGCAATAAGCCATTAAAGTATTTGCTGTGCAGCTCGCGGAGCTCCTCCCACCCAATGAGAATCCAGCTTTGGCACGATAGCGGCCTgtgatgcagcagctccaggaagTGCAGCGCATGTGAACTGGATGGAAGCCAAAGCGGAGCCACCAAGAGAGAGCAGAGTAAACAAGTTCTCgttctcattctctctctctctctctctctctctctctctctctctcccctccttcacgtctcccccccatctctctgaTCCTGAGCCGTGACGTTTAGCCCCCTTCTCTGGCTCGGTACCAGCGGTGTACTGGCTGAAGAGACGTCCAGCCcccgaagaagaaaaaaaaaaagaagactgcGTCACCATCTCTGTCCCTCCCAACTACGCAGAAACAAATGTATTCACAATGGTTTTGCCAAATCCCAGTGGCCCTGGAGTGGGGAGGTgacgg
It encodes:
- the LOC120829144 gene encoding zona pellucida sperm-binding protein 3 receptor isoform X2 encodes the protein MDVTYVLLLSSLGLAQVIAQDCRVPVGGNNMGFKDDLPQTFPNGTKVIFECNVGYMPAGSPSITCTNGTWSPVKLTCERKSCGSAGEVENGDLNYEGTEFGDKLVVTCKTGYIMVGNSQFTCGKDGWLGGRLPVCEAVACDAPPMLTNGDFSPVRDSYNYLEVVQYKCQKDYTMNGSSLSSCSKDGKFQPAPPTCIVVQCKDPDVTNGEWMSGSRPPYKYKSAVTLQCIPGYNMNGAQTQRCELNSQWAPGLPTCEPVLCEDPDVKNAAKEEGSKPPYKVKSTVTFSCVSGYTMTGTRTQTCGLNGQWAPGLPTCAPVLCEDPDVKNAAKEEGSKPPYKVKSTVTFSCVSGYTMTGTRTQTCGLNGQWAPGLPTCEPVLCEDPDVKNAAKEEGSKPPYKVKSTVTFSCVSGYTMTGTRTQTCGLNGQWAPGLPTCAPVLCEDPDVKNAAKEEGSKPPYKVKSTVTFSCVSGYTMTGTRTQTCGLNGQWAPGLPTCELTTTTKRPTTTKKTIGDSGTVDPPENKGNGMAIGLGLGLTVLIGSVLTVLGCYFCGVPACIKEKKRSRRGFPVNAAPSADEEVALS
- the LOC120829144 gene encoding zona pellucida sperm-binding protein 3 receptor isoform X5; the protein is MDVTYVLLLSSLGLAQVIAQDCRVPVGGNNMGFKDDLPQTFPNGTKVIFECNVGYMPAGSPSITCTNGTWSPVKLTCERKSCGSAGEVENGDLNYEGTEFGDKLVVTCKTGYIMVGNSQFTCGKDGWLGGRLPVCEAVACDAPPMLTNGDFSPVRDSYNYLEVVQYKCQKDYTMNGSSLSSCSKDGKFQPAPPTCIVVQCKDPDVTNGEWMSGSRPPYKYKSAVTLQCIPGYNMNGAQTQRCELNSQWAPGLPTCEPVLCEDPDVKNAAKEEGSKPPYKVKSTVTFSCVSGYTMTGTRTQTCGLNGQWAPGLPTCAPVLCEDPDVKNAAKEEGSKPPYKVKSTVTFSCVSGYTMTGTRTQTCGLNGQWAPGLPTCEPVLCEDPDVKNAAKEEGSKPPYKVKSTVTFSCVSGYTMTGTRTQTCGLNGQWAPGLPTCAPVLCEDPDVKNAAKEEGSKPPYKVKSTVTFSCVSGYTMTGTRTQTCGLNGQWAPGLPTCERDSGTVDPPENKGNGMAIGLGLGLTVLIGSVLTVLGCYFCGVPACIKEKKRSRRGFPVNAAPSADEEVALS
- the LOC120829144 gene encoding zona pellucida sperm-binding protein 3 receptor isoform X24, whose amino-acid sequence is MDVTYVLLLSSLGLAQVIAQDCRVPVGGNNMGFKDDLPQTFPNGTKVIFECNVGYMPAGSPSITCTNGTWSPVKLTCERKSCGSAGEVENGDLNYEGTEFGDKLVVTCKTGYIMVGNSQFTCGKDGWLGGRLPVCEAVACDAPPMLTNGDFSPVRDSYNYLEVVQYKCQKDYTMNGSSLSSCSKDGKFQPAPPTCIVVQCKDPDVTNGEWMSGSRPPYKYKSAVTLQCIPGYNMNGAQTQRCELNSQWAPGLPTCEPVLCEDPDVKNAAKEEGSKPPYKVKSTVTFSCVSGYTMTGTRTQTCGLNGQWAPGLPTCAPVLCEDPDVKNAAKEEGSKPPYKVKSTVTFSCVSGYTMTGTRTQTCGLNGQWAPGLPTCEPVLCEDPDVKNAAKEEGSKPPYKVKSTVTFSCVSGYTMTGTRTQTCGLNGQWAPGLPTCALTTTTKRPTTTKKTIGDSGTVDPPENKGNGMAIGLGLGLTVSVLLVQHYWL
- the LOC120829144 gene encoding C4b-binding protein alpha chain isoform X11; its protein translation is MDVTYVLLLSSLGLAQVIAQDCRVPVGGNNMGFKDDLPQTFPNGTKVIFECNVGYMPAGSPSITCTNGTWSPVKLTCERKSCGSAGEVENGDLNYEGTEFGDKLVVTCKTGYIMVGNSQFTCGKDGWLGGRLPVCEAVACDAPPMLTNGDFSPVRDSYNYLEVVQYKCQKDYTMNGSSLSSCSKDGKFQPAPPTCIVVQCKDPDVTNGEWMSGSRPPYKYKSAVTLQCIPGYNMNGAQTQRCELNSQWAPGLPTCEPVLCEDPDVKNAAKEEGSKPPYKVKSTVTFSCVSGYTMTGTRTQTCGLNGQWAPGLPTCAPVLCEDPDVKNAAKEEGSKPPYKVKSTVTFSCVSGYTMTGTRTQTCGLNGQWAPGLPTCEPVLCEDPDVKNAAKEEGSKPPYKVKSTVTFSCVSGYTMTGTRTQTCGLNGQWAPGLPTCAPVLCEDPDVKNAAKEEGSKPPYKVKSTVTFSCVSGYTMTGTRTQTCGLNGQWAPGLPTCERDSGTVDPPENKGNGMAIGLGLGLTVSVLLVQHYWL
- the LOC120829144 gene encoding zona pellucida sperm-binding protein 3 receptor isoform X18, yielding MDVTYVLLLSSLGLAQVIAQDCRVPVGGNNMGFKDDLPQTFPNGTKVIFECNVGYMPAGSPSITCTNGTWSPVKLTCERKSCGSAGEVENGDLNYEGTEFGDKLVVTCKTGYIMVGNSQFTCGKDGWLGGRLPVCEAVACDAPPMLTNGDFSPVRDSYNYLEVVQYKCQKDYTMNGSSLSSCSKDGKFQPAPPTCIVVQCKDPDVTNGEWMSGSRPPYKYKSAVTLQCIPGYNMNGAQTQRCELNSQWAPGLPTCEPVLCEDPDVKNAAKEEGSKPPYKVKSTVTFSCVSGYTMTGTRTQTCGLNGQWAPGLPTCAPVLCEDPDVKNAAKEEGSKPPYKVKSTVTFSCVSGYTMTGTRTQTCGLNGQWAPGLPTCEPVLCEDPDVKNAAKEEGSKPPYKVKSTVTFSCVSGYTMTGTRTQTCGLNGQWAPGLPTCALTTTTKRPTTTKKTIGDSGTVDPPENKGNGMAIGLGLGLTVLIGSVLTVLGCYFCGVPACIKEKKRKRPVGPALLAVKISG
- the LOC120829144 gene encoding C4b-binding protein alpha chain isoform X9, which gives rise to MDVTYVLLLSSLGLAQVIAQDCRVPVGGNNMGFKDDLPQTFPNGTKVIFECNVGYMPAGSPSITCTNGTWSPVKLTCERKSCGSAGEVENGDLNYEGTEFGDKLVVTCKTGYIMVGNSQFTCGKDGWLGGRLPVCEAVACDAPPMLTNGDFSPVRDSYNYLEVVQYKCQKDYTMNGSSLSSCSKDGKFQPAPPTCIVVQCKDPDVTNGEWMSGSRPPYKYKSAVTLQCIPGYNMNGAQTQRCELNSQWAPGLPTCEPVLCEDPDVKNAAKEEGSKPPYKVKSTVTFSCVSGYTMTGTRTQTCGLNGQWAPGLPTCAPVLCEDPDVKNAAKEEGSKPPYKVKSTVTFSCVSGYTMTGTRTQTCGLNGQWAPGLPTCEPVLCEDPDVKNAAKEEGSKPPYKVKSTVTFSCVSGYTMTGTRTQTCGLNGQWAPGLPTCAPVLCEDPDVKNAAKEEGSKPPYKVKSTVTFSCVSGYTMTGTRTQTCGLNGQWAPGLPTCEQNKGNGMAIGLGLGLTVLIGSVLTVLGCYFCGVPACIKEKKRKRPVGPALLAVKISG